A stretch of Gallus gallus isolate bGalGal1 chromosome 2, bGalGal1.mat.broiler.GRCg7b, whole genome shotgun sequence DNA encodes these proteins:
- the LOC121109599 gene encoding uncharacterized protein LOC121109599, producing the protein MDVPSNWTCPICGQSREDVTYVTPCQHQLCYGCAIWWAEKKPSCAICGHQITTIRYSVRSDDDYLECAVPQPAARSDHGLQDEQGPAEPVLIPPEHNFPAEVWAAFFDGHPEDLEPLLHWLQDEIQQLTRNGWWAVCVGQWTVVGLLCIFGLDEEALVQELQPFSDADLVPFVRRLISTAAALYGPVIRRQLDQQEGCAAGQREDSPAASPSTTTSHREPPALRPGRSTSPAGPSTEELPGSSTGGAGHPSTTTAPSVEEPQEEPWQAVAAGPSTQGRDRSCGGPRRPPKRKAHSSPQASPPPPKRRPRRRR; encoded by the coding sequence ATGGACGTGCCGTCCAACTGGACCTGCCCCATCTGCGGGCAAAGTCGGGAGGATGTCACCTATGTGACCCCCTGCCAACACCAGCTTTGCTACGGCTGTGCCATCTGGTGGGCAGAGAAGAAGCCGAGTTGTGCCATATGTGGGCACCAAATCACCACCATCCGATACTCGGTGAGGTCGGATGACGATTACCTCGAGTGTGCTGTCCCGCAGCCCGCAGCACGCTCAGATCACGGCCTGCAGGACGAGCAGGGGCCTGCAGAGCCGGTGCTCATCCCACCTGAGCACAACTTCCCCGCCGAGGTCTGGGCTGCATTTTTTGATGGACATCCCGAAGACCTCGAGCCCCTGCTCcactggctgcaggatgagaTCCAGCAGTTGACCAGAAATGGGTGGTGGGCAGTGTGTGTTGGACAGTGGACTGTTGTAGGCCTCCTTTGTATTTTCGGACTGGACGAGGAGGCCttggtgcaggagctgcagccattcTCTGATGCTGACTTGGTGCCCTTTGTAAGGCGGCTCATCAGCACCGCTGCAGCCCTGTACGGCCCAGTGATCCGCCGCCAGCTCGACCagcaggaaggctgtgctgcaggacagcgGGAGGACAGCCCCgcagccagccccagcaccaccacctcccaTCGGGAGCCTCCTGCCTTGCGCCCAGGCCGCTCCACCAGCCCCGCAGGGCCCAGCACCGAGGAGCTGCCCGGCAGCTCTACTGGGGGAGCTGGGcaccccagcaccaccaccGCGCCCTCAGTGGAGGAGCCGCAGGAGGAGCCATGGCAGGCGGTGGCAGCGGGCCCCTCCACCCAGGGCAGGGATCGCTCGTGTGGGGGGCCCCGGCGCCCCCCGAAGAGGAAggcccacagcagcccccaggccTCACCCCCGCCCCCCAAAAGGCGGCCCCGACGGCGGCGCTAG